The Terriglobia bacterium genome has a window encoding:
- a CDS encoding glycosyl hydrolase yields MSHRLLLILGLMVLVTSLVAFAQQEKPVTEPGASEEGKPSDPFSATTFSGLKLRSIGPATTSGRVVDFAVDGSNRSHYFVASASGGVWKTVNAGTTWTPVFDGQGSYSIGTVVLDPKNPSMVWVGTGESNSQRSVGYGDGVYRSEDGGRSWKNVGLKKSEHIGRIVIDPRNTDTVYVAAQGPLWGPGGDRGLFKTIDGGKTWKNILSISENTGVTDIVMDPRNPDILFAAAYQRRRHVFTMIDGGPESAIYRSADAGANWTKLKSGLPTEEMGRIGLALSRTHPDVLYAIIEAANKKGGIYRSEDQGATWEKRNDYDSTAMYYSQIYVDPENTDRIYLMNVFIMVSDDGGKTLRRLGERAKHVDSHVMWIDPDDTDYYLVGCDGGIYESFDRGATWAFKNNLPITQFYDVAVDNATPFYNVYGGTQDNYSLGGPSRTFSASGITNADWFVTQGGDGFRSQVDPEDPNTIYAESQYGGLARFNKRTGERMGIQPQPGKGEPSLRWNWDSPLIVSPHSHTRVYFAANKLFRSDDRGDTWKAVSPDLTRQIDRNKLPVMGKVWGPDAVAKNASTSFYGNIVALAESPKKEGLLYVGTDDGLVQVSEDGGSNWRKIEKFPGVPDMTYVSRLLASQHDVNTVYAAFENHKNNDFAPYVLKSTDTGKSWTSISGNLPANGPVLAIAEDTANPNLLFAGTEFGLFFTIDGGQKWIQLKGGLPVIAVRDLVIQKREGDLVVATFGRGFYILDDLTPLRGLKLETVKQNASLFPVKETLMYIPSQPLGGRGKSFQGESFYTADNPLFGATLTYYLKDSLKSTKEKRQAAEKSAMKKGSTVPYPSPDELRAEELEEPPRVILTVMDASGKAVRTLTGPVTAGFHRVTWDLRYPAPTPPREQRPSAEEELFGGGPAGPLVMPGEYQVSLAQRVNGVFSTLAGPQSFKVIVPGTEAMIPADRAALVEFQRKVANLQRAVSGSIEASNNLKSRLTAIKRALQNTPADTKSMIEDANSIDSRLELILRSLRGDTILAARNENVPPSISERVSGIVGDQRMSTSRPTQTQIDGYHIAGEEFAAELAKLRTLIELDVAKLEKAMEAAGAPWTPGRIPEWKEIQR; encoded by the coding sequence ATGTCACATCGTTTGCTGCTCATCCTGGGTCTTATGGTTCTTGTCACAAGCCTCGTGGCTTTTGCTCAGCAAGAGAAACCTGTCACCGAGCCGGGCGCGTCCGAGGAGGGCAAGCCGTCTGATCCGTTCTCGGCGACAACCTTCAGTGGTTTAAAGCTCCGGTCGATTGGTCCGGCGACAACGTCGGGCCGGGTGGTTGATTTTGCGGTCGACGGGAGCAATCGCTCCCATTACTTTGTCGCCTCCGCTTCCGGGGGAGTCTGGAAGACCGTGAATGCGGGAACGACGTGGACCCCGGTCTTCGATGGCCAGGGCTCCTATTCCATCGGCACTGTTGTGCTCGACCCGAAAAACCCTTCCATGGTGTGGGTAGGCACTGGAGAAAGCAACAGCCAGCGGAGCGTGGGATACGGGGATGGTGTTTATCGTTCCGAGGATGGCGGGCGAAGTTGGAAAAATGTGGGGTTGAAGAAATCCGAGCACATCGGGCGCATCGTCATCGATCCGCGCAATACGGATACCGTGTACGTGGCCGCCCAGGGACCCCTGTGGGGCCCGGGAGGCGACCGGGGACTCTTCAAGACTATCGACGGCGGCAAGACCTGGAAAAACATCCTCTCCATCAGCGAGAATACCGGCGTCACTGACATCGTCATGGATCCAAGAAATCCGGACATCCTCTTCGCGGCGGCCTACCAGCGCCGGCGCCATGTGTTCACAATGATTGACGGGGGGCCCGAGAGTGCCATCTACCGATCCGCGGACGCAGGGGCCAACTGGACTAAATTGAAATCCGGATTGCCGACCGAAGAAATGGGTCGCATTGGACTCGCCCTTTCACGAACCCATCCGGATGTCCTCTACGCCATCATCGAAGCCGCCAACAAGAAGGGTGGTATTTACCGGTCCGAGGACCAAGGCGCAACCTGGGAAAAACGGAATGATTACGACAGCACCGCCATGTATTACAGCCAGATTTACGTGGACCCGGAGAACACGGATCGCATCTACCTGATGAACGTCTTCATCATGGTTTCTGATGACGGCGGAAAAACCCTCCGGCGACTGGGAGAGCGGGCGAAACACGTCGACAGCCACGTGATGTGGATTGATCCGGATGATACCGATTACTACCTGGTGGGTTGCGATGGCGGGATCTACGAAAGCTTTGACCGCGGCGCCACGTGGGCGTTCAAGAACAATCTCCCCATCACCCAGTTTTATGACGTCGCGGTGGACAATGCCACCCCATTCTACAATGTCTATGGCGGAACGCAGGACAATTACTCGTTGGGCGGACCCTCCCGCACCTTCAGCGCGTCGGGCATTACCAATGCCGATTGGTTCGTCACGCAGGGAGGTGACGGCTTCCGCTCCCAGGTCGATCCCGAGGACCCCAACACCATCTATGCCGAGTCGCAATATGGCGGTCTGGCCCGCTTCAATAAACGCACCGGGGAGCGGATGGGGATTCAACCACAACCCGGGAAGGGGGAGCCCTCGCTGAGATGGAACTGGGATTCCCCCCTGATTGTCAGCCCCCACTCCCATACCCGTGTTTATTTTGCCGCGAACAAGCTCTTCCGCAGTGACGACCGCGGGGATACCTGGAAGGCCGTGAGTCCGGACCTGACCCGTCAGATCGATCGAAACAAGTTGCCGGTAATGGGGAAGGTGTGGGGGCCGGATGCGGTCGCGAAGAACGCTTCCACGTCCTTCTACGGCAACATTGTTGCCCTCGCAGAGTCACCCAAGAAGGAAGGTCTGCTTTATGTCGGCACTGACGACGGTCTGGTTCAGGTCTCCGAGGACGGAGGCTCCAATTGGAGAAAGATCGAGAAATTCCCCGGTGTTCCGGACATGACCTACGTCAGCCGCCTGCTGGCCTCACAACACGACGTGAATACCGTTTACGCCGCGTTTGAGAATCACAAGAACAATGACTTTGCCCCGTATGTCCTGAAGAGCACTGACACCGGGAAAAGTTGGACTTCCATCAGCGGCAATCTGCCCGCGAATGGACCTGTGCTGGCCATTGCGGAGGATACGGCGAATCCCAACCTCTTATTCGCGGGCACTGAGTTCGGCCTGTTCTTCACCATCGATGGAGGACAGAAATGGATTCAGTTGAAAGGAGGGTTGCCCGTCATTGCGGTCCGCGACCTGGTGATCCAAAAACGGGAGGGCGACCTGGTGGTGGCGACCTTCGGCCGGGGCTTCTACATTCTTGATGACCTCACCCCCCTGCGCGGGCTCAAGCTGGAAACGGTAAAACAGAATGCATCCTTGTTCCCAGTAAAGGAGACCTTGATGTACATCCCCTCACAGCCTCTCGGCGGCCGGGGAAAATCATTTCAAGGCGAATCCTTCTACACGGCCGACAACCCGCTTTTCGGAGCCACGCTTACTTATTACTTGAAGGACTCTCTGAAATCCACAAAGGAGAAGCGCCAGGCGGCCGAAAAGTCAGCAATGAAGAAGGGTTCAACCGTCCCCTACCCTTCACCGGACGAGCTTCGAGCCGAAGAGCTTGAGGAGCCTCCGCGTGTCATTCTGACGGTGATGGACGCCTCCGGAAAGGCAGTTCGTACCCTTACGGGACCCGTTACCGCCGGATTCCACCGCGTGACCTGGGACTTGCGCTATCCCGCGCCCACGCCGCCGCGAGAGCAGAGGCCCAGCGCTGAGGAGGAACTCTTCGGCGGAGGCCCCGCAGGACCTCTGGTGATGCCCGGTGAATACCAGGTCTCATTGGCCCAACGGGTCAATGGCGTTTTCTCAACTTTGGCCGGCCCTCAGAGTTTCAAAGTGATTGTTCCAGGAACGGAGGCGATGATTCCCGCGGATCGAGCTGCTCTGGTTGAGTTTCAGAGGAAGGTGGCAAACCTCCAGCGCGCCGTTTCGGGGTCGATTGAAGCCTCCAACAATCTGAAATCGCGTCTCACCGCGATCAAGCGCGCATTGCAGAATACCCCCGCCGACACAAAGTCCATGATTGAGGACGCCAATTCCATCGACTCGCGGCTCGAGTTGATTCTGCGGTCCTTGCGGGGCGACACGATCCTCGCGGCTCGGAATGAAAACGTTCCCCCGTCAATTTCCGAGCGCGTCAGCGGGATTGTGGGCGACCAGCGAATGTCCACTTCGCGGCCCACCCAGACGCAGATCGATGGTTATCACATCGCGGGCGAAGAGTTTGCCGCGGAACTGGCGAAGCTGCGGACGCTGATCGAATTGGACGTGGCCAAATTGGAAAAGGCGATGGAAGCCGCAGGGGCTCCCTGGACCCCGGGAAGAATCCCGGAGTGGAAGGAGATCCAGAGGTAA
- a CDS encoding inorganic phosphate transporter, with protein sequence MLNPMLLLVIGIIVVALIFDFFNGFHDAANSIATVVSTRVLTPGLAVLWAAFFNFIAAFFFPLNVAKTIGKGLIVPDAVNEYVLLAGLVGAIAWDIITWYYGLPTSSSHALIGGYAGAAISQVGFRAIIYHGWTKTIVSMFISPVIGLVVGFLLMVGMAWILHRSIPGRVDKYFRKLQLVSAGLYSLGHGGNDAQKTMGIIAILVFTYQRSIGNAPSDVHVTLWMILACHAAIALGTLSGGWRIVKTMGSKITKLKPVGGFCAETAAALTLFGNSYLGIPVSTTHTITGAIMGVGATQRLSAVRWGVATRIVWAWLLTIPASALIAATTYHFLRLFIKI encoded by the coding sequence ATGCTTAACCCCATGCTCCTGCTCGTCATCGGGATCATTGTCGTCGCGCTCATCTTCGACTTCTTCAACGGCTTTCATGATGCCGCCAATTCCATCGCGACCGTGGTGTCCACGCGCGTTTTGACCCCCGGGCTGGCGGTGTTGTGGGCCGCCTTCTTCAATTTCATTGCCGCCTTTTTCTTTCCTCTGAATGTCGCGAAAACCATCGGGAAGGGGCTCATTGTTCCCGATGCGGTCAATGAGTACGTGCTGTTGGCCGGATTGGTGGGGGCCATCGCCTGGGACATCATCACCTGGTATTACGGCCTGCCCACCAGTTCCTCCCATGCCTTGATCGGGGGATATGCGGGCGCCGCGATCTCGCAGGTCGGCTTTAGAGCCATCATCTATCACGGATGGACCAAGACCATCGTTTCGATGTTCATCTCCCCCGTGATTGGTTTAGTGGTGGGATTCCTGTTGATGGTCGGCATGGCGTGGATCTTGCACCGGTCCATCCCCGGCCGCGTTGACAAGTATTTTCGAAAATTGCAGTTGGTCTCGGCGGGGCTTTACAGTCTTGGGCATGGAGGGAACGACGCGCAAAAGACCATGGGCATCATCGCCATCCTTGTGTTCACGTACCAGCGGTCCATCGGAAATGCCCCGAGCGATGTTCACGTCACCCTGTGGATGATTCTCGCTTGCCATGCCGCGATTGCCCTGGGAACGCTCTCCGGAGGATGGCGCATTGTGAAGACGATGGGTTCCAAGATCACCAAGCTGAAACCCGTCGGCGGGTTCTGTGCGGAAACCGCCGCTGCCCTGACTTTGTTCGGAAACTCCTACCTCGGGATCCCCGTCTCCACAACGCATACCATCACGGGGGCCATCATGGGTGTGGGCGCGACACAGAGACTCTCGGCCGTACGGTGGGGTGTCGCTACGCGAATCGTCTGGGCATGGCTGCTGACTATCCCAGCCTCGGCTCTGATCGCTGCCACCACGTATCACTTTTTGCGCCTGTTCATCAAGATCTGA
- a CDS encoding DUF47 family protein: MLRILPREAKFFELFVDMAKNIERASQQLVELLVRYDNVAERVRSIKDIEHLGDQMTHDLFTRLNKTFITPIDREDIHELASKLDDVLDMIDAVSSRMLIYKIEKPTEDSVRLAELIHTATHVLVQALAVLEKHDHIIEHCIEINRLENEGDRISRIAIARLFDDHNDPIYIIKWKEIYEVLEGAIDRCEDVANVIEGVVVKNA, encoded by the coding sequence ATGTTAAGAATCCTACCCCGTGAGGCCAAGTTTTTCGAATTGTTCGTGGATATGGCGAAAAACATTGAGCGGGCCTCGCAACAGCTCGTGGAGCTTTTGGTCCGGTACGACAACGTGGCCGAACGGGTCCGATCCATCAAGGACATCGAACACCTCGGCGACCAGATGACCCACGACTTGTTCACGCGACTGAACAAAACCTTTATTACCCCCATTGACCGCGAGGACATTCACGAACTGGCGAGCAAGCTCGATGATGTGCTGGATATGATCGATGCGGTCTCCAGCCGCATGCTCATATATAAGATTGAAAAGCCCACTGAGGATTCGGTGCGGCTGGCGGAACTCATTCACACGGCCACCCACGTCCTTGTCCAGGCGCTTGCTGTTCTCGAGAAGCATGACCACATCATTGAACACTGCATCGAGATCAATCGTCTGGAGAACGAGGGCGACCGGATCAGCCGCATCGCCATTGCGCGGCTCTTTGACGATCACAACGATCCCATTTATATCATCAAGTGGAAGGAGATCTACGAAGTCCTGGAAGGGGCCATCGACCGCTGCGAGGATGTCGCCAATGTCATCGAAGGCGTGGTCGTAAAGAATGCTTAA
- the lipA gene encoding lipoyl synthase has translation MPLSSESENKPHRPAWLKVRLPNSKGYFEIKRLAREKNLHTVCEEARCPNISECWGKRTATFMILGEVCTRACRFCAVKTGLPKEYDLDEPRRVAEAVKTLNIRHAVITSVDRDDLPDQGAFIFAETIRRIRASQPETRIEVLTPDFHGSVDSLRTVLEASPDVFAHNVETVPRLYRTIRPGARFAWSTQLLAEAKRLSPQSLTKSSVMVGLGESREELIEVMKALQSIQVNILTLGQYLQPTREHAPVQRFYPPEEFRELKFLGESMGIPHVEAGPLVRSSYHAETQVVALTGSSVR, from the coding sequence ATGCCTCTATCCTCTGAATCTGAAAACAAGCCCCACCGTCCTGCCTGGCTCAAGGTCCGCCTCCCGAACAGTAAGGGCTACTTTGAGATCAAACGGCTGGCACGGGAAAAGAACCTCCACACCGTGTGTGAAGAGGCGCGCTGTCCCAACATCTCGGAATGTTGGGGAAAGCGGACTGCCACGTTCATGATTCTGGGGGAAGTGTGCACCCGCGCTTGCCGCTTCTGCGCGGTGAAGACCGGATTGCCGAAGGAGTACGATTTGGATGAACCCCGCCGGGTTGCGGAGGCTGTCAAGACCTTAAATATCCGGCATGCAGTCATCACCTCCGTTGACCGGGATGACCTGCCGGATCAAGGCGCCTTTATTTTTGCGGAAACGATCCGGCGGATTCGAGCGAGCCAGCCTGAAACCCGAATCGAAGTCTTGACCCCCGACTTTCATGGCTCTGTCGATTCCCTGCGTACGGTGCTTGAAGCCAGCCCCGATGTGTTTGCACACAATGTCGAGACGGTGCCGCGACTCTACCGGACCATTCGACCCGGGGCCCGGTTTGCCTGGTCCACCCAACTACTGGCAGAGGCCAAGCGCCTCTCACCTCAGTCGCTGACGAAATCCAGCGTCATGGTGGGGCTCGGGGAATCCCGGGAAGAACTGATCGAGGTCATGAAGGCCCTTCAGTCCATCCAGGTGAACATTCTGACCCTGGGACAGTATCTCCAGCCCACCCGGGAGCACGCTCCGGTGCAAAGGTTCTATCCACCGGAGGAATTCCGCGAGCTGAAATTTCTGGGCGAGTCGATGGGGATTCCGCACGTCGAAGCCGGTCCTCTCGTCCGCAGTTCCTACCATGCTGAGACGCAAGTGGTGGCTTTGACCGGTTCCTCGGTTCGCTGA
- a CDS encoding 2-oxo acid dehydrogenase subunit E2 yields MATNVIMPQMGESIFEGTVTRWLKKVGEAVKRDEPLFEISTDKVDSEIPSPAAGILTKILVPEGQTVQVNTVVAELDGEGTASASAPAPETVPTPPPLSKPPASPPAPAPPALAKEAEPPTTGLGDIRSSPLVRKMAREYQIDLGKIQGTGLGNRITKQDIENYLSSAGVKIVPRAAPPPAPLTPPVKPAVPPPAAARPTGVPQAQAPPPPAPTAPFPPGSRVTIEPMSPMRKQISEHMVTSKRTSAHVNTVFEVDVTNIVKLREREQENFQRTNGVKLTFTAFLAKAVTDTLREFPILNSSVEGSNIVYKKDINVGIAVALDWGLIVPVIKNAEDKSFVGVAKTLADLAERARTKKLKPEEVQNGTFTITNPGIFGSLFGTPIINQPQVAILGVGSITRRPVVIEDDAIAIRSMVILSLSFDHRVVDGAVADQFMAALKKRLENWKSL; encoded by the coding sequence ATGGCCACCAATGTCATCATGCCGCAGATGGGAGAGTCGATTTTTGAAGGGACCGTCACCCGATGGCTCAAGAAAGTGGGCGAGGCGGTGAAGCGCGACGAGCCGCTCTTTGAAATTTCAACCGATAAGGTCGATTCTGAGATTCCCTCACCGGCCGCAGGCATTCTGACGAAAATCCTGGTCCCCGAGGGACAAACCGTTCAGGTGAATACTGTCGTCGCGGAGTTGGATGGTGAAGGGACGGCTTCGGCATCGGCTCCCGCCCCGGAGACTGTGCCGACGCCGCCTCCGCTTTCGAAGCCTCCCGCGAGCCCTCCGGCCCCTGCTCCACCTGCGCTGGCGAAGGAAGCCGAGCCCCCGACCACGGGGCTGGGAGACATCCGGTCGTCCCCCCTCGTCCGAAAAATGGCAAGAGAGTACCAGATCGATCTCGGTAAGATTCAGGGAACGGGACTGGGAAATCGCATCACGAAGCAGGACATTGAGAACTACCTGTCGAGCGCGGGCGTGAAAATCGTTCCTCGAGCAGCGCCGCCCCCTGCTCCATTGACTCCCCCGGTGAAACCAGCGGTTCCACCCCCTGCAGCCGCCCGGCCAACCGGAGTGCCACAGGCCCAAGCCCCTCCACCCCCTGCCCCCACCGCGCCGTTTCCTCCCGGCAGCCGTGTCACGATTGAACCGATGTCGCCCATGCGCAAGCAGATCTCCGAACACATGGTGACGAGCAAGCGCACCTCGGCCCATGTGAACACCGTGTTCGAAGTCGACGTCACCAACATCGTGAAACTCCGCGAACGGGAGCAAGAGAACTTCCAGCGCACTAACGGGGTGAAGCTCACGTTTACCGCGTTTCTGGCGAAAGCGGTGACCGATACGTTGAGAGAATTCCCCATCCTGAATTCCTCGGTTGAGGGGAGCAACATTGTTTACAAGAAGGACATCAACGTGGGGATTGCCGTCGCCCTCGACTGGGGACTGATCGTACCGGTCATCAAGAATGCCGAAGATAAGAGCTTTGTGGGCGTGGCCAAGACGCTGGCGGATCTGGCGGAGCGTGCGCGAACCAAGAAGCTCAAGCCGGAAGAGGTTCAGAACGGGACGTTTACAATCACCAATCCGGGGATCTTCGGAAGCCTGTTCGGCACCCCCATCATCAATCAGCCGCAGGTGGCTATCCTCGGGGTCGGATCGATCACCAGGAGACCGGTGGTGATCGAAGACGACGCCATTGCCATCCGCTCCATGGTCATCCTCAGCCTCTCTTTTGACCACCGCGTGGTCGATGGCGCCGTGGCGGACCAGTTCATGGCCGCCCTCAAGAAACGGCTGGAAAACTGGAAGAGTCTTTAG
- a CDS encoding alpha-ketoacid dehydrogenase subunit beta — MATTTYLEAIRQGLWEEMERDPSVFLMGEDIGSYGGAFKVTAGMLDHFGEKRVIDTPISEEAIVGAGIGAAVMGMRPVLEMQFMDFISCAFNQIVNYAAKMHFRWGQAVPLVIRGPSGGGVHGGPYHSQNPEAFFVHTPGLKVVQPATAYDAKGLIKAAIRDNNPVIFFEHKFLYRRIKEEIPEGDYVVPLGKARVAREGKHLSIFTYGAMLYVALEASRQLEQEEIDVEVIDLRTLSPLDEDCILNSVRKTNKIILLHEDTRTLGLGAELASIISEKAFEYLDGPLVRITAPDSPVPYSPPLEEAYLPGVGQVVDAARRLAAY; from the coding sequence TTGGCAACGACGACCTATCTGGAAGCAATTCGTCAGGGTTTGTGGGAGGAAATGGAACGCGATCCCAGTGTTTTTCTTATGGGGGAGGACATCGGCAGTTATGGAGGGGCATTCAAGGTGACGGCAGGAATGCTCGATCATTTTGGTGAGAAGCGCGTCATTGACACCCCCATTTCCGAAGAGGCCATCGTGGGAGCCGGGATTGGAGCCGCCGTCATGGGAATGCGGCCGGTCCTGGAAATGCAGTTCATGGATTTCATTTCATGCGCCTTTAACCAAATTGTGAACTATGCCGCCAAGATGCATTTTCGGTGGGGACAGGCCGTACCCCTCGTCATTCGCGGCCCTTCGGGCGGTGGCGTCCATGGCGGACCCTATCATTCACAAAATCCGGAAGCCTTCTTTGTCCATACCCCCGGCCTGAAAGTGGTGCAGCCGGCAACCGCCTACGACGCCAAGGGATTGATCAAGGCGGCCATCCGGGACAACAATCCCGTCATTTTTTTTGAGCATAAATTCCTCTACCGGCGGATTAAGGAGGAGATCCCGGAGGGAGACTATGTGGTTCCTCTGGGAAAGGCGCGGGTCGCCCGGGAAGGGAAACATCTTTCGATCTTCACGTATGGCGCCATGCTCTATGTGGCACTGGAAGCTTCCCGACAGCTTGAGCAAGAGGAGATTGATGTCGAAGTCATCGACTTGCGCACATTGTCCCCCCTCGACGAAGATTGCATCTTGAACTCTGTGAGGAAGACGAACAAGATTATCCTCTTGCACGAAGACACCCGGACCTTGGGACTGGGAGCTGAATTGGCATCCATCATCTCAGAGAAGGCATTTGAATACCTCGATGGTCCGCTCGTTCGCATCACCGCCCCCGATTCGCCTGTTCCCTATTCTCCTCCGTTGGAGGAAGCTTACCTACCCGGTGTGGGACAGGTCGTGGACGCAGCTCGAAGGCTCGCTGCGTATTGA
- a CDS encoding thiamine pyrophosphate-dependent dehydrogenase E1 component subunit alpha — MGKQILPNDRLHELYYFLRLNRSVDERLANLYRQGKVVGGLYSSLGQEGISVATAYALEKQDVLGPMIRNLGSTLVRGFKPRDLFCQYMARSSGPTGGRDCNLHFGDLNRGVMACISMLGALIPVMAGIALSSTLRGENRVALTYIGDGGTRVGDFHEGLNFAAVKNLPLVVIVENNQFAYSTPVTSQMKNTRISDFAQAYGILGATIDGNDVLEVYSTTKAAVERAREGGGPALIECMTFRMRGHAEHDDAKYVPSELLEFWKKKDPILRFERYLFDNGIMTRAEQQTIIDRITRELDAEVAFAESSPLPEPAPRGTALPGVYAD; from the coding sequence ATCGGGAAGCAGATCCTTCCGAACGATAGGCTTCATGAGCTTTATTATTTCCTGCGGCTCAACCGCAGCGTCGATGAAAGGCTGGCGAACCTATACCGCCAGGGTAAAGTCGTAGGAGGACTTTATTCCAGTCTCGGACAGGAAGGAATCTCGGTGGCTACAGCCTACGCGCTGGAGAAGCAGGATGTGCTTGGCCCCATGATTCGGAACCTGGGTTCTACCCTGGTGCGCGGATTCAAACCCAGGGATCTCTTCTGTCAATATATGGCCCGTTCCTCGGGACCCACTGGAGGGAGGGACTGCAACCTTCATTTCGGGGACCTCAACCGGGGCGTCATGGCCTGCATTTCCATGTTGGGCGCTCTCATTCCCGTCATGGCGGGAATCGCCCTGAGCTCCACCCTGCGGGGTGAAAATCGGGTTGCCCTGACTTATATCGGGGACGGCGGGACGCGGGTGGGGGACTTCCACGAAGGCTTGAACTTCGCTGCGGTGAAGAACCTTCCTCTTGTCGTCATTGTTGAGAACAACCAGTTCGCCTACTCGACTCCTGTAACCAGTCAGATGAAGAACACTCGAATCTCTGACTTTGCCCAGGCTTATGGAATTCTGGGCGCCACCATCGATGGAAATGATGTGCTGGAGGTTTACAGCACGACAAAGGCCGCGGTCGAGCGGGCGCGGGAGGGTGGAGGCCCTGCCCTGATCGAATGCATGACCTTCCGCATGAGAGGACACGCTGAACACGACGATGCCAAGTATGTCCCGTCGGAGCTTCTTGAGTTCTGGAAGAAGAAAGATCCTATTCTCCGCTTTGAACGATACCTCTTCGATAACGGCATTATGACCCGGGCTGAACAACAAACTATCATCGACCGAATCACTCGCGAGTTGGACGCCGAAGTGGCATTTGCAGAATCCAGTCCCTTACCAGAACCCGCCCCGCGCGGGACGGCGTTGCCGGGGGTGTATGCGGATTAG
- the lpdA gene encoding dihydrolipoyl dehydrogenase produces the protein MYDVIIIGSGPGGYVAGIRAGQLGLKVALVEKDDRFGGTCLLRGCIPTKALLFNAKLYQQFLRAKEFGITYKDLTLDLKVVQQRKNKIVLKNAKGVEFLLRKNKVETFRGFGTLESPTSVRVRSDSGEEKTLEGRRIILATGSEPKTFPNIKVDGKHVITNNEALELDTVPNSLLIIGCGAVGVEFGSIYARFGSKITLVEMLPQMLPLEDQEVSAELERSFRKQGIVVMTKTALEKLDVKKDGVCATVKNSVDGKSSSIHAEKILIAVGRSPNTAGIGLEKLGIQTERGLVPVNDFMQTSLPTVYAIGDIIPRQQLAHLAFAEAHVAVEHIAGRHPRPLNYDLCPNCTYCDPEVASVGLTEKEAAARGYHPKIGRFPFQANGKAGILGESEGFVKIVSDQKFGEILGVQIIGPHATDLIAEACVAINLEATAEDLAQTIHAHPTVSEAVGEAAHAAFDLPIHI, from the coding sequence GTGTACGACGTCATCATCATTGGAAGTGGCCCGGGCGGCTACGTGGCCGGCATTCGCGCCGGACAGTTAGGCTTGAAGGTCGCGCTCGTCGAGAAGGATGATCGATTCGGGGGCACCTGCCTTTTGCGCGGGTGCATCCCCACCAAGGCCCTGCTCTTCAACGCCAAGCTCTACCAGCAATTTCTCCGAGCCAAGGAATTCGGGATCACGTACAAAGACTTGACCCTCGATTTGAAGGTGGTCCAGCAGCGGAAGAACAAAATTGTCCTGAAGAACGCCAAGGGCGTGGAATTTCTTCTGCGAAAAAATAAGGTCGAGACTTTCCGCGGGTTCGGGACCCTCGAGTCCCCCACTTCCGTCCGCGTCCGGTCCGACTCGGGTGAAGAGAAGACCCTGGAAGGCCGGCGCATCATTCTGGCGACCGGATCGGAGCCGAAGACCTTCCCGAACATCAAGGTCGATGGCAAGCATGTCATCACCAACAACGAAGCCTTGGAGCTCGACACGGTTCCTAATTCCCTGCTTATCATCGGGTGCGGCGCCGTGGGCGTGGAGTTCGGCTCGATCTACGCTCGGTTTGGGAGCAAGATCACGCTGGTCGAAATGTTGCCACAGATGCTGCCGCTCGAGGATCAAGAGGTTTCCGCCGAACTGGAAAGGAGTTTTCGAAAGCAGGGGATCGTGGTCATGACCAAGACCGCGCTCGAGAAACTGGATGTCAAGAAGGACGGCGTGTGCGCCACAGTCAAAAACAGCGTGGACGGAAAGTCCTCGTCGATCCATGCCGAGAAAATATTGATTGCGGTCGGACGCTCCCCGAACACCGCGGGCATTGGGCTTGAAAAGCTCGGCATTCAAACCGAGCGCGGCCTTGTCCCGGTGAACGACTTCATGCAAACCAGCCTCCCCACCGTCTATGCGATTGGGGACATCATTCCCCGGCAGCAACTGGCACACCTGGCCTTTGCTGAAGCCCATGTGGCGGTGGAACATATCGCGGGACGTCATCCCCGCCCTCTCAATTATGACCTGTGCCCCAACTGCACCTATTGTGACCCGGAGGTGGCCAGCGTGGGCCTGACGGAAAAGGAAGCCGCCGCCCGAGGCTACCATCCGAAGATCGGCCGGTTCCCTTTCCAGGCCAACGGCAAGGCCGGCATTTTGGGGGAGTCGGAAGGTTTTGTGAAGATCGTCTCGGACCAAAAATTTGGCGAAATTCTGGGAGTGCAAATCATCGGCCCGCACGCCACGGATCTCATTGCGGAGGCCTGCGTGGCCATCAATCTGGAAGCCACCGCCGAGGATCTGGCCCAAACCATCCATGCGCACCCCACGGTTTCCGAAGCGGTGGGGGAAGCAGCGCACGCAGCCTTTGACTTGCCGATTCATATTTGA